In Herbinix luporum, a single window of DNA contains:
- a CDS encoding ABC transporter permease produces MIKNSAWRKNNIREIKYTLERYLAIVLIIALGVGFFSGLKITQTAMVKTLDSYVLNQQMYDYKLISTLGLSNEDVEYFSSQDGITAEGAISMDFIADMGIKNDLVLKAHSITDKINHLAIKSGRMPKAANECVLDARIFSEDMIGTKIRMASSNEEDIFDAFTYREYMVVGIADSVNYLNYDRGTTSLSDGSIYGFVYMPIEGFSTDYYTEILVRLDGYYEVYSKEYNDFIAQKEKTLKEDLEMRGELRHQEIVDEASQKVLEAEKEYKEAYEEYLSKKADSEKELNEAYKKLKEAEEEIRKQEEKLKEAEDKIAEGEKDYKKSLKEYEKSYRDYETQKTNSLAQLESRQKELDLNRETVTKAIEEIEESGIINQHNQLSENILKLEAALLQIEDAESEEYIAISSQLKEAKAGLTDIEASGVLEKYSELKETLTKLDKGQYELDREKKEANRKFEEAYKQLAAAKESLNKAKVQIENNKEEIASGWEAIKEAKAEYEKGLKEYKEGKEEAHKSFAEAKEEFKKVEEEIDKGWKEVEDIPTAKVYMLNRNQNMGYASFENDSAIVDGVAKVLPFFFFLVAALVCLTTMTRMVDEQRTQIGTLKALGYSDAAISGKYVAYSGSAAIVGSVLGYFLGTKYFPMAIWKAYGMLYGFSSIEYVFDLKLALFSLAVALICSAGVTYISCKSELLMMPAQLIRPKAPKAGKRVLLEYIPFIWKRVGFLHKVSIRNILRYKRRFFMTILGIAGCTSLVVAAMGISNSIRNIVNDQFDTIMKYDYNISFTEAFNKEERKNFIEKNSDILSECVFILSDEIEVVDDNKIKKATVVATDDPNITNIIGLHMDSKTLPYPKDGKATISDRLAEEFKLKPGDTITIKINEVDTTDIEIGSIFENYVGNYLLMTGQTYKALFNKEVQYKNAYATSNNEDLYKVSASLSKDENVATVSVTDDLRNMVNNMMQSLDAIIWLVILCAGALGFVVIYNLNNINITERSREIATIKVIGFYSRETKEYVFRETVILTVIGSLLGLGLGKLLHSFIMDQIKVEAISFKEQIFASSYLIALIVTFMITFLVNLILRRKIERINMTESLKSVE; encoded by the coding sequence ATGATAAAAAATTCAGCTTGGCGCAAGAACAATATACGGGAAATTAAATATACACTTGAACGCTACCTTGCTATTGTGCTTATTATTGCCCTGGGGGTAGGTTTTTTTTCCGGATTAAAAATCACACAGACAGCCATGGTAAAAACCTTAGATTCTTATGTTTTAAATCAGCAAATGTATGACTATAAACTGATTTCTACTTTAGGTTTGTCTAATGAAGATGTGGAATACTTTTCCTCTCAGGATGGTATAACCGCTGAAGGTGCTATTTCCATGGATTTTATTGCAGATATGGGTATAAAAAATGACCTTGTATTAAAGGCCCACTCCATAACTGATAAAATCAATCACTTAGCAATCAAATCCGGAAGAATGCCGAAGGCGGCAAATGAATGTGTACTAGATGCCAGAATTTTTTCGGAAGATATGATTGGGACAAAGATTAGGATGGCTTCTAGTAATGAAGAAGATATTTTTGATGCATTTACATATAGGGAATATATGGTGGTTGGTATCGCAGATTCCGTTAATTATCTAAATTACGATAGAGGAACTACCAGTCTTTCAGACGGTTCCATATATGGCTTTGTTTATATGCCTATAGAGGGATTTTCAACTGATTACTATACAGAGATTTTAGTCCGTTTGGATGGCTATTATGAAGTATATAGCAAAGAATATAATGATTTTATTGCCCAAAAAGAAAAAACATTAAAGGAAGACTTGGAAATGAGGGGGGAGCTTCGCCATCAGGAAATAGTTGATGAAGCCAGCCAAAAAGTATTAGAAGCAGAAAAAGAATATAAGGAAGCCTATGAAGAGTATTTGTCTAAAAAAGCTGACAGTGAAAAGGAACTGAATGAGGCTTATAAAAAACTAAAAGAAGCAGAAGAAGAAATCAGAAAACAGGAAGAAAAATTAAAAGAGGCCGAAGATAAGATTGCTGAAGGGGAAAAGGACTATAAAAAATCACTGAAAGAATATGAAAAGTCCTATAGGGATTATGAAACACAAAAGACTAATAGCTTAGCCCAATTAGAAAGTCGTCAAAAAGAACTTGATTTAAATCGTGAAACTGTAACCAAGGCCATAGAAGAGATTGAAGAGAGCGGTATAATCAATCAGCATAATCAGCTTTCTGAAAATATCCTTAAGCTAGAAGCTGCTCTTTTACAAATAGAAGATGCTGAAAGTGAAGAATATATAGCAATTAGCAGTCAGCTTAAAGAAGCAAAGGCAGGGCTTACAGATATAGAAGCCAGTGGTGTTTTAGAAAAATATTCAGAACTTAAAGAAACTCTTACCAAGCTTGATAAAGGGCAATATGAGCTAGACAGGGAAAAAAAAGAAGCAAATAGAAAATTTGAGGAAGCTTATAAGCAACTTGCAGCAGCAAAAGAAAGTCTTAATAAGGCTAAAGTCCAGATAGAAAACAATAAAGAGGAAATTGCATCTGGCTGGGAAGCTATTAAGGAAGCTAAGGCAGAATATGAAAAAGGCCTTAAGGAATATAAGGAAGGAAAAGAAGAGGCCCATAAGTCTTTTGCTGAAGCCAAAGAGGAGTTTAAGAAGGTAGAAGAAGAAATTGATAAGGGATGGAAGGAAGTTGAGGATATTCCCACAGCCAAGGTTTATATGCTAAATCGCAATCAGAATATGGGATATGCCAGTTTTGAAAATGATTCAGCTATAGTAGACGGGGTTGCAAAGGTTCTTCCCTTTTTCTTCTTCTTAGTGGCCGCCTTGGTATGTTTAACTACAATGACTCGAATGGTGGATGAGCAGCGTACTCAAATAGGTACCCTAAAGGCCTTAGGCTACAGTGATGCTGCAATTAGTGGAAAATACGTTGCCTATTCAGGCAGTGCTGCCATAGTGGGCTCAGTTCTTGGATATTTTCTAGGAACCAAGTATTTTCCTATGGCAATATGGAAAGCCTATGGTATGTTATACGGCTTTTCATCCATTGAGTATGTATTTGATCTAAAATTGGCCCTCTTTTCCTTGGCAGTAGCTTTGATTTGCTCTGCCGGTGTGACCTATATTTCTTGTAAATCAGAGTTACTTATGATGCCTGCACAACTTATCAGGCCAAAAGCTCCAAAAGCCGGGAAGCGGGTACTTTTAGAGTATATACCATTTATATGGAAAAGAGTAGGTTTCCTTCATAAGGTTTCAATCCGTAATATATTAAGATATAAGCGGCGATTTTTTATGACAATCCTGGGTATTGCAGGATGTACCTCATTGGTAGTGGCAGCAATGGGCATCAGTAACTCAATCCGTAATATTGTAAATGATCAATTTGATACAATTATGAAATACGATTATAATATTTCTTTTACCGAAGCATTTAATAAAGAGGAAAGAAAGAATTTTATAGAGAAAAATTCGGATATATTATCAGAATGTGTATTTATCTTATCCGATGAGATAGAAGTGGTAGATGATAATAAAATAAAAAAAGCAACTGTGGTAGCAACTGATGATCCAAATATTACAAATATAATAGGTTTGCATATGGATAGTAAGACCTTGCCATATCCGAAAGATGGTAAAGCTACTATAAGCGATAGGTTGGCAGAGGAATTTAAGTTAAAGCCAGGGGATACTATTACTATTAAGATTAATGAAGTTGATACTACAGATATAGAAATAGGCAGTATCTTTGAAAATTATGTAGGTAATTACTTATTGATGACCGGGCAAACTTATAAGGCCTTATTTAATAAAGAGGTCCAATATAAAAATGCCTATGCCACCAGTAATAATGAGGATTTGTACAAGGTATCTGCAAGCTTATCAAAGGATGAAAATGTGGCTACTGTATCTGTAACTGATGATTTAAGAAATATGGTTAATAATATGATGCAGAGTCTAGACGCCATTATATGGTTGGTTATTCTCTGTGCCGGTGCCCTAGGCTTTGTGGTAATCTATAATCTGAATAATATTAATATTACTGAACGAAGCCGTGAGATTGCCACAATTAAAGTTATCGGCTTTTACTCTAGAGAAACAAAGGAATATGTTTTTAGAGAGACGGTCATATTGACTGTAATCGGCTCCCTTCTTGGCCTTGGTCTTGGTAAGCTGCTTCACAGCTTTATTATGGATCAAATTAAAGTTGAAGCCATATCCTTTAAGGAGCAGATATTTGCTTCTAGCTATTTAATAGCCCTTATAGTAACATTTATGATAACATTTTTGGTTAATTTGATTTTAAGAAGGAAGATAGAAAGAATAAATATGACGGAATCTCTAAAATCGGTTGAATAA
- a CDS encoding LysR family transcriptional regulator, which yields MDLKQLRYFLQICEDKSFSNAAKSLFVTQQALSKSIKNMEEELQLPLLVRSNNVLELTEYGEYLYKHSIPIIQEYDILMQNLNKMSISNHESIKIGFSNGVLNALSTEFIADFSKNHRDIELDISEHTDLECEQLILDNKLDMAFLIGPIDKSKFNSITIKKENMCALVNDDNPLSRKNTLDFVDLKDENIVILNHKFRTYYNFVSRCEKAGLTPNITYPVGGILTVHRFSRSNDCVGISAYFVVDEIGSSNTKVLPFNDETFVWEICLVTNKDLCMTNNEKKFINYTLNYHNINKKSLGNY from the coding sequence ATGGACTTAAAACAGTTACGTTATTTTTTGCAGATTTGTGAAGATAAGAGTTTTTCAAATGCCGCCAAAAGTCTATTTGTCACTCAACAAGCATTAAGTAAATCTATAAAAAATATGGAGGAAGAACTTCAACTGCCCCTTTTAGTAAGATCAAATAATGTACTTGAATTAACAGAGTATGGAGAATATTTATATAAGCATTCCATACCTATAATCCAGGAATATGATATCCTAATGCAAAATCTTAATAAAATGTCTATATCTAATCATGAAAGTATTAAAATTGGATTTTCCAATGGTGTTTTAAATGCTTTATCCACTGAATTCATTGCAGATTTTAGCAAAAATCACAGGGATATCGAATTGGATATTTCAGAACACACTGATTTGGAATGCGAACAATTAATTCTTGATAATAAATTGGATATGGCTTTTTTGATAGGGCCTATAGATAAATCAAAATTCAATTCAATAACTATTAAAAAAGAAAATATGTGTGCCCTAGTTAATGATGATAATCCCCTATCAAGAAAAAACACTTTGGATTTTGTGGATTTAAAAGATGAAAATATTGTAATTCTTAATCATAAGTTTAGAACTTACTATAATTTTGTTAGTAGATGCGAAAAGGCAGGTCTTACTCCTAATATTACTTATCCTGTTGGTGGAATTTTGACGGTTCATAGATTCAGTCGTTCTAATGATTGTGTTGGTATAAGTGCATACTTTGTTGTCGATGAGATTGGTTCGTCTAACACTAAGGTGTTACCTTTTAATGATGAAACTTTTGTGTGGGAAATATGTCTTGTTACAAATAAAGATTTATGTATGACTAACAACGAAAAAAAATTTATAAACTATACACTTAATTATCACAATATCAATAAAAAATCTCTAGGTAATTATTAG
- a CDS encoding ferritin has protein sequence MSKLYDNLNEQMNFELESAYIYATMSAYLDELNMKGMTHFIDEQVKEEMEHAEKIKKFLQETGYGVKYRPLNPGSGEFDSILDVFKKALAHEKLVTSRIHDLVKEAREEGDQRVLNLLAWFVDEQIEEEDTFSVLVERLERINGQWSGLYILDSEMSKR, from the coding sequence ATGAGCAAATTATATGATAATTTAAATGAGCAAATGAATTTTGAATTAGAATCGGCCTACATTTATGCCACCATGTCTGCATATTTAGATGAGCTGAATATGAAGGGTATGACACATTTTATAGATGAGCAAGTAAAAGAAGAAATGGAACATGCTGAAAAAATAAAAAAATTTCTTCAGGAAACAGGATATGGAGTTAAGTATCGTCCACTAAATCCTGGAAGCGGTGAATTTGATTCTATTTTAGACGTATTTAAAAAAGCTCTTGCCCATGAAAAACTTGTAACATCCCGTATTCATGATTTAGTTAAAGAAGCAAGAGAAGAAGGAGACCAAAGGGTTCTTAATCTTCTTGCTTGGTTTGTGGATGAACAAATAGAAGAAGAAGATACATTTAGTGTATTGGTTGAAAGATTGGAAAGAATTAACGGACAGTGGAGCGGTCTATATATTTTAGATAGTGAGATGTCTAAAAGATAA
- a CDS encoding ABC transporter ATP-binding protein: protein MSPYVKFENVNKIYQTGYVKLSALHDVSFEIEEGEICVIVGQSGAGKTTLLNILGGMDTLTSGRVMLQDKEISSLNKHELTRYRREDIGFVFQFYNLIPNLTALENVEIVTQMIKEPFPAKQVLESVGLGDRLHHFPAQLSGGEQQRVAIARALAKKPKLLLCDEPTGALDYQTGRQILKLLQDQSRKHGMLVVIVTHNSALTAMADRVIHVKSGTVVSVEKNEKALSIEEIEW from the coding sequence GTGAGCCCATATGTAAAATTTGAAAATGTTAATAAGATATATCAGACAGGTTATGTAAAATTATCGGCATTACATGATGTTTCTTTTGAAATAGAAGAAGGAGAAATCTGTGTAATTGTAGGTCAGTCTGGTGCCGGAAAGACAACACTTCTTAATATATTAGGGGGTATGGATACTCTTACTTCAGGCAGGGTTATGCTGCAAGATAAGGAGATTTCCTCTTTAAATAAACATGAACTGACTAGATACCGCAGGGAGGATATTGGTTTTGTATTTCAATTTTATAATCTTATTCCTAATCTTACGGCTCTAGAAAATGTAGAGATTGTAACACAGATGATAAAGGAGCCTTTTCCTGCCAAGCAGGTACTTGAAAGTGTCGGTCTAGGAGATAGACTCCATCATTTTCCTGCACAGCTATCCGGTGGAGAACAGCAGCGGGTAGCCATTGCTAGGGCTTTGGCTAAGAAACCGAAATTGTTATTATGTGATGAGCCAACCGGAGCCTTAGATTACCAGACGGGAAGGCAGATTTTAAAGCTTTTACAAGATCAGAGCCGTAAACATGGAATGCTGGTAGTTATAGTTACCCATAATTCTGCCCTAACAGCTATGGCAGACCGTGTTATCCATGTAAAAAGCGGAACTGTGGTATCTGTTGAGAAAAACGAAAAAGCTTTATCAATAGAGGAGATTGAATGGTAA
- a CDS encoding DUF2200 domain-containing protein has protein sequence MAEHKIYKMSFAKIYPLYIEKVEKKGRTKEEVDIIIRWLTGYSQEELEKHLARQSDLETFFKEAPSLNPSRTLIKGVICGVRVEEIEEDLMREIRYLDKLIDELARGKAMEKILRK, from the coding sequence ATGGCCGAGCATAAAATTTATAAAATGAGTTTCGCAAAAATTTATCCCCTTTATATTGAAAAAGTAGAAAAGAAAGGACGGACTAAGGAAGAAGTCGATATAATCATCCGTTGGTTAACAGGATATAGTCAAGAAGAATTAGAAAAACACTTGGCAAGACAAAGCGACTTAGAAACCTTCTTTAAAGAAGCTCCAAGCCTTAATCCTTCTAGGACATTGATAAAAGGTGTTATCTGCGGTGTCAGAGTCGAAGAGATTGAAGAAGATCTTATGAGAGAGATTCGATATTTGGATAAATTAATAGATGAGCTGGCAAGGGGAAAAGCTATGGAGAAGATTTTGAGAAAATAA
- a CDS encoding glycoside hydrolase family 9 protein produces MRKFWSMILALSILCTSLISITAPKAEAADFNYGEALQKAIMFYEFQRSGKLPEDKRDNWRGDSGLNDGADVGLDLTGGWYDAGDHVKFNLPMAYSQAMLAWAVYEAEDALAKSGQLEYLLDSIKWVSDYLIKCHPSANVFYYQVGDGHKDHAWWGPAEVMQMERPSYKVDLSNPGSTVVAEAAAALASAATVFADRDPAYAATCLKHAKELYAFAENTKSDKGYTAANGFYSSHSGFYDELSWAAVWIYIASGDETYLEKAEDYVEYWGTEPQTDIIAYKWGHCWDDVHYGACLLLAKITNKAIYKEAIEMHLDFWSVGYNGNRITYSPKGLAWLDTWGALRYSTTTAFLAAVYADWEGCSAEKSTIYNDFAKKQIDYALGSSGRSYVVGFGKNPPQRPHHRTAHSSWGDSMTTPNYHRHVLIGALVGGPGNDDSYSDDVSNYIDNEVACDYNAGFVGALAKMYEDYGGKPIENLTAFEEITNDEFFVMAGINASGSNFLEVKALLHNQSGWPARVGDKLSFRYFVDISEVIEAGYSADDITISTNYNSGAKVTGLYPWDEANNIYYVDVDFTGTKIYPGGQPVYKKEIQFRIAAPLNTNFWDNNNDYSFKDIKGVSSGNTVKTIYMPVYDDGVLVFGKEPDGSGEQNNSSISVTSATFDKNPAKQEDIETVMTLNGNTLKAIKNGNVTLISGTDYTVKGNTVTILKSYLDSFETGTVRLTFDFSQGVDPVLTIKIVDSSPSIPSATISPTVASFDKNPEAQKDIKVTMNPNDNTFVALKKGSEVLREGRDYIIDGNEVTILSEYLASQSTGRITLTFDFDAGSDPTLTVNITDSTVVEQDGNIKLEMYSGNTAANLNGIMPRYKLTNTGTTPIKLSDVKIRYYYTIDGENGQSFWCDWSNVGSNNVTGTFVKMDQATEDADYYLETGFTEAAGYLEPNQSIEIQNRFSKSNWSNYNQSNDYSFSDNSSYGENNKITVYISGVLVSGMEP; encoded by the coding sequence ATGCGTAAATTTTGGTCAATGATACTTGCTCTTAGCATACTTTGTACTTCTTTAATATCTATAACTGCTCCAAAGGCAGAAGCTGCTGATTTTAACTACGGAGAAGCCTTACAAAAGGCTATAATGTTTTATGAATTTCAACGTTCAGGAAAATTACCGGAGGATAAAAGAGATAATTGGCGGGGAGATTCCGGTCTGAATGACGGTGCAGACGTAGGACTTGATCTTACCGGTGGATGGTATGATGCCGGTGATCATGTGAAGTTTAATCTTCCCATGGCTTATTCACAAGCAATGTTAGCATGGGCTGTCTATGAGGCGGAAGATGCACTTGCAAAAAGTGGTCAGCTAGAATATCTCTTAGACAGTATAAAATGGGTTAGTGATTATCTAATAAAGTGCCATCCTTCAGCCAATGTGTTCTACTACCAAGTAGGAGATGGCCATAAAGACCATGCATGGTGGGGACCTGCAGAAGTTATGCAGATGGAAAGACCATCATACAAAGTAGATCTTTCTAATCCCGGTTCTACAGTAGTAGCAGAAGCGGCAGCAGCCTTGGCATCTGCGGCAACAGTATTTGCTGATAGGGATCCTGCTTATGCAGCAACTTGCCTAAAGCATGCAAAAGAACTTTATGCTTTTGCAGAAAACACAAAGAGTGATAAGGGTTATACAGCAGCTAATGGATTCTACAGCTCTCACAGTGGTTTTTATGATGAGTTATCTTGGGCGGCTGTATGGATTTATATAGCAAGCGGAGACGAGACATATCTTGAAAAAGCAGAGGATTATGTGGAATATTGGGGAACCGAACCTCAGACTGATATAATAGCTTATAAATGGGGTCATTGCTGGGATGACGTTCACTATGGTGCATGCTTACTATTGGCAAAGATAACTAATAAAGCTATATATAAAGAAGCAATTGAAATGCACCTAGACTTCTGGTCCGTAGGTTATAACGGTAATCGTATTACTTATTCTCCTAAGGGTCTTGCATGGTTAGATACCTGGGGAGCACTTCGTTATTCTACAACAACGGCATTCTTAGCAGCAGTTTATGCTGATTGGGAAGGCTGTAGTGCAGAAAAATCAACTATCTATAATGATTTTGCTAAAAAGCAGATAGACTATGCTTTAGGTAGCTCCGGCAGAAGCTACGTAGTGGGATTTGGTAAAAATCCTCCACAACGGCCTCATCATAGAACAGCTCACAGTTCCTGGGGCGATAGTATGACTACCCCTAATTATCATCGTCATGTACTTATCGGAGCCCTTGTAGGTGGTCCCGGTAATGATGACAGCTACAGTGATGATGTAAGTAACTATATCGATAATGAAGTGGCCTGCGATTATAATGCCGGATTTGTAGGTGCTCTGGCAAAAATGTATGAAGATTACGGCGGAAAACCTATAGAGAATTTAACTGCATTCGAGGAAATAACCAATGATGAGTTCTTCGTAATGGCAGGTATTAATGCATCCGGTTCTAACTTCTTAGAAGTTAAGGCCTTACTCCATAATCAGTCTGGTTGGCCTGCCAGAGTTGGAGATAAGCTTTCTTTCCGTTATTTTGTTGATATCAGTGAAGTAATAGAAGCCGGATATAGTGCAGATGATATTACTATATCGACAAATTATAACAGTGGTGCTAAGGTTACGGGCTTATATCCTTGGGATGAAGCCAATAATATTTACTATGTAGATGTAGACTTTACAGGAACCAAAATATATCCAGGGGGACAGCCTGTATATAAGAAGGAAATTCAATTTAGAATTGCAGCTCCCCTAAATACTAATTTCTGGGATAATAACAACGACTATTCCTTTAAGGATATTAAGGGTGTAAGCTCAGGAAATACTGTGAAAACAATTTATATGCCGGTATATGATGATGGTGTATTAGTATTTGGTAAGGAGCCTGACGGTAGCGGCGAACAGAATAATTCCAGTATTTCTGTTACCAGTGCTACTTTTGATAAGAACCCTGCTAAGCAGGAAGATATTGAGACTGTAATGACCTTAAATGGCAATACTCTTAAAGCCATTAAAAACGGTAATGTTACTCTAATATCAGGAACTGATTATACAGTTAAAGGTAACACAGTAACAATTCTTAAGAGTTATTTAGATAGCTTTGAGACCGGTACGGTTCGTCTGACCTTTGATTTTAGCCAAGGTGTAGATCCTGTTCTTACAATAAAGATTGTAGATAGCTCACCAAGTATTCCAAGCGCTACAATCAGCCCGACGGTTGCAAGCTTTGATAAAAATCCTGAGGCCCAGAAGGATATCAAGGTTACTATGAATCCTAACGACAATACTTTTGTTGCACTTAAAAAAGGCAGCGAAGTCTTAAGAGAGGGCAGAGATTATATTATAGACGGTAATGAAGTAACTATTTTAAGTGAATATCTTGCAAGCCAATCAACCGGCAGGATTACATTAACCTTTGATTTTGATGCCGGGTCAGATCCTACTTTAACTGTAAATATTACTGATTCTACAGTAGTAGAGCAAGATGGAAATATTAAGCTTGAAATGTATAGTGGCAATACTGCTGCAAATCTTAACGGTATTATGCCTAGATATAAGCTTACTAATACCGGAACAACACCTATAAAGTTATCTGATGTTAAAATCAGGTATTACTATACTATCGATGGAGAAAATGGTCAAAGTTTCTGGTGTGATTGGTCCAATGTGGGATCTAATAATGTAACAGGTACCTTTGTAAAGATGGATCAAGCCACAGAGGATGCAGATTATTACTTAGAGACAGGTTTCACAGAAGCTGCAGGCTATCTAGAACCTAATCAGAGTATTGAGATACAGAATCGTTTCTCAAAATCAAATTGGTCCAATTATAATCAGAGCAATGACTATTCCTTTAGCGATAATAGCAGTTATGGTGAGAATAATAAAATAACTGTTTATATTTCAGGTGTATTAGTCAGTGGAATGGAACCATAA
- a CDS encoding VTC domain-containing protein yields the protein MGESKGRHELKHFINYADILQLRLRLPYVASIDKNAIDGKGYRVRSLYFDNYNDKVLREKIDGVNEREKFRLRLYNDDTSFIKLEKKSKKNGISYKESTRQPKLAAYLLKERWEGLPLNYKG from the coding sequence TTGGGAGAATCTAAAGGAAGACATGAGCTGAAGCATTTTATTAACTATGCTGATATATTACAACTAAGATTAAGATTGCCATATGTGGCCAGTATCGACAAAAATGCCATAGATGGTAAGGGATACCGGGTTAGAAGCCTTTATTTTGATAATTATAATGATAAGGTATTAAGAGAAAAAATAGACGGTGTTAATGAGCGAGAGAAATTTCGCCTCCGTTTATATAACGATGATACATCATTTATAAAATTAGAAAAAAAGAGTAAAAAAAACGGTATATCCTATAAAGAAAGTACCAGGCAGCCAAAACTGGCAGCATATTTATTAAAGGAAAGGTGGGAAGGACTGCCCTTAAATTATAAAGGATAA